A stretch of Acidimicrobiales bacterium DNA encodes these proteins:
- a CDS encoding diguanylate cyclase, translated as MMTPPVIENEPARLASVESLRVLDTPADAAFDELVELAAWTCHVPIAALSLIDHDRQWFKAQVGLPFAETARDITFCAHTITEEQTLIVPDATLDPRFRTSPFVTGDAEIRFYAGASITVDDDLPVGALCVMDTRPRSLFADERRALEILARQAGDRLHAIRLEWRALDALTGAAAPVAAERWLQDQPTDRDRAVVHVDIDGLAEINTGAGDDAGDHALADTAARLREAAPAHSMVARIGDDEFAVILEGEPLEDLTATVQTLRAAFEPTDAPAFDVSMGLATAGPGDSGQDLVEAAAAATAMEKQLRRAE; from the coding sequence ATGATGACTCCGCCCGTCATCGAGAACGAACCCGCTCGCCTGGCCTCGGTCGAGTCACTGCGCGTTCTCGACACGCCTGCCGACGCCGCCTTCGACGAGCTGGTCGAACTCGCGGCGTGGACGTGTCATGTCCCGATCGCGGCGTTGTCCCTCATCGACCATGACCGGCAGTGGTTCAAAGCGCAGGTCGGTCTCCCCTTCGCGGAGACCGCTCGCGACATCACCTTCTGTGCCCACACGATCACCGAGGAACAGACGCTGATCGTCCCGGATGCGACGCTCGATCCCCGCTTCCGCACCAGCCCGTTCGTGACCGGCGATGCCGAGATCCGCTTCTACGCCGGTGCCTCGATCACGGTCGACGACGATCTCCCCGTCGGCGCGCTGTGCGTCATGGACACCCGCCCGCGTTCGCTGTTCGCGGACGAACGCCGCGCCCTCGAGATCCTCGCCCGTCAGGCCGGGGATCGGCTCCACGCCATCCGTCTCGAGTGGCGGGCCCTCGATGCGCTCACCGGCGCGGCCGCGCCCGTCGCCGCCGAGCGCTGGCTGCAGGACCAGCCCACGGACCGGGACCGCGCGGTCGTGCACGTCGACATCGACGGCCTCGCCGAGATCAACACCGGGGCGGGAGACGACGCCGGGGACCACGCCCTCGCCGACACCGCCGCCCGCCTTCGCGAGGCCGCGCCCGCTCATTCGATGGTCGCGCGGATCGGCGACGACGAGTTCGCCGTGATCCTCGAGGGCGAGCCGCTCGAGGACCTCACCGCCACCGTCCAGACGCTCCGGGCGGCGTTCGAGCCGACCGACGCGCCCGCCTTCGACGTCTCGATGGGCCTCGCGACCGCCGGCCCCGGCGACAGCGGTCAGGATCTCGTCGAGGCCGCGGCCGCGGCCACCGCGATGGAGAAGCAGCTCCGACGAGCCGAGTGA
- a CDS encoding DUF4157 domain-containing protein produces MRRLEGPELVAYDLVPRAVLERVRVQQVPVLPPGASGMTVGRFVFLRRDDDRTGTRELLAHELVHAHQYAEQGLVGFLADYLRDYATGLRRHRSHRAAYLSIPAEAEARSHAAAWRTR; encoded by the coding sequence ATGAGGCGGCTCGAGGGGCCCGAGCTCGTCGCCTACGACCTCGTCCCCCGAGCCGTGCTGGAGCGGGTACGGGTGCAACAGGTCCCCGTGCTCCCCCCGGGGGCGTCGGGCATGACGGTCGGCCGGTTCGTCTTCCTCCGCCGAGACGACGATCGCACGGGCACTCGCGAGCTCCTCGCTCACGAGCTGGTCCACGCCCACCAGTACGCCGAACAGGGATTGGTCGGCTTCCTCGCCGACTACCTGCGGGACTATGCGACCGGGCTCCGGCGCCACCGATCCCACCGGGCCGCCTATCTCTCGATCCCGGCCGAGGCCGAGGCACGATCGCACGCGGCCGCCTGGCGCACGCGGTGA
- a CDS encoding PQQ-binding-like beta-propeller repeat protein → MSAIVRRLNIGLAGVAILLVLTLIWPASTDDETGGSVDATSATTTVPTTSTTTTTTTTTTTLPPYDGWVDPASSSQPWGDTVEGLLTFRGNPTRTFYGAGPVPAAPEVVWRFPEDGAMCSNSSVGSQVINWCGSGWTGQPSIFEYEGETWVALGAYSRNVHFLAADDGRRLLPDFPTGDIIKGSVTIDPDGYPLLYTGSRDNFYRVVAFDRAEPEELWALSATDVSPTRWNNDWDGAGLVIDDYLFIGGENSQFHIVKLNRGYDADGFVTVAPELVFNTPGWDDELLRLVGGNVSIENSVAISGNVVYFANSGGLIQGWDITDLDAGVEPTRVLRYWAGDDIDASLVIDEFGMIYAGIEYERGNARSQEVGQIIKLDPSNPDDPLVWGVDERPRLDSGVWATPGLHRDLLIVPTDTGKVLGLDRDTGEERWSLELPGPTWASPVIVDDVWIQGDCAGVLRGFDVSDTMVEPTPLWEVELGGCIESTPAVWDGRIVVGTRAGFIYALGDPEG, encoded by the coding sequence TTGAGCGCCATCGTTCGGCGGCTCAACATCGGGCTGGCGGGCGTCGCGATCCTGCTGGTTCTCACCCTGATCTGGCCGGCGTCGACCGATGACGAGACGGGTGGGTCCGTCGACGCGACGTCAGCCACCACCACCGTCCCGACGACATCGACCACGACCACGACCACGACGACCACGACGACGCTTCCGCCGTACGACGGATGGGTCGACCCCGCATCGTCGAGTCAGCCGTGGGGCGACACCGTCGAGGGTCTCCTCACGTTCCGCGGCAACCCGACCCGCACGTTCTACGGCGCGGGCCCGGTGCCGGCCGCGCCCGAGGTGGTGTGGCGGTTCCCGGAGGACGGGGCGATGTGTTCGAACTCGTCCGTCGGCTCGCAGGTGATCAACTGGTGCGGGTCCGGGTGGACCGGGCAGCCCTCGATCTTCGAGTACGAGGGCGAGACCTGGGTGGCGCTCGGGGCCTACAGCCGCAACGTGCACTTCCTCGCCGCCGACGACGGCCGGCGCCTCCTGCCCGATTTCCCGACCGGCGACATCATCAAGGGATCCGTCACGATCGACCCCGATGGCTACCCGCTGCTCTACACGGGGAGTCGCGACAACTTCTACCGGGTCGTCGCGTTCGACCGGGCCGAGCCGGAGGAGCTGTGGGCGCTGAGCGCGACGGACGTGTCCCCGACCCGGTGGAACAACGACTGGGACGGTGCCGGCCTCGTCATCGACGACTATCTCTTCATCGGTGGCGAGAACTCCCAGTTCCACATCGTGAAGCTGAATCGCGGCTACGACGCGGACGGCTTCGTCACGGTGGCGCCGGAGCTGGTCTTCAACACCCCCGGCTGGGACGACGAACTCCTCCGCCTCGTCGGCGGCAATGTCTCGATCGAGAACTCCGTCGCGATCAGCGGCAACGTCGTCTACTTCGCGAACTCCGGCGGACTGATCCAGGGGTGGGACATCACCGACCTCGACGCCGGCGTCGAGCCGACCCGGGTGCTGCGCTACTGGGCCGGCGACGACATCGATGCGTCGCTGGTGATCGACGAGTTCGGGATGATCTATGCCGGCATCGAGTACGAGCGGGGCAACGCCCGCAGCCAGGAGGTCGGCCAGATCATCAAACTCGACCCGTCGAACCCGGACGATCCCCTCGTCTGGGGGGTGGACGAGCGACCCCGTCTCGACTCGGGTGTGTGGGCGACGCCGGGTCTGCACCGCGACCTCCTCATCGTGCCGACCGACACCGGCAAGGTGCTGGGACTCGATCGCGACACCGGCGAGGAGCGGTGGAGCCTCGAACTTCCGGGGCCGACGTGGGCTTCGCCGGTCATCGTCGACGATGTCTGGATCCAGGGCGATTGTGCCGGCGTGCTCCGCGGCTTCGACGTGAGCGACACGATGGTCGAACCGACACCGCTGTGGGAGGTCGAACTCGGCGGCTGTATCGAGTCGACGCCGGCGGTCTGGGACGGCCGGATCGTCGTCGGCACGCGGGCCGGCTTCATCTACGCGCTCGGTGATCCCGAGGGCTGA
- a CDS encoding acetyl-CoA C-acetyltransferase has translation MSDTVILTGARTPIGRFNGGLAGFSGTALGGLAIAEALARAGITGEQVDYAYMGQVVMAGAGQVPARQAAFAGGIPMTVPSTGLNKACPSGLNAIQQAHRLIALGEAEIVVAGGMESMTQAPYLLLDGRTGYGYGNATLPDALTHDGLWCSFESELMGAGTERHAAAADISREEMDRISALSHDRAARAQKDGLFEDEIVPVEIPQRKGDPIVLAEDEGIRVGTTVESLGGLRGAFADGGNVTAGNASQLSDGGAAVVVTTKAMAEKLGVEPLAEIVDYAEVAGPDTSLLTQPSRSTRKALDRAGMQLSDVDLFEFNEAFAAVSIASMAELGLPEDVVNVNGGAIALGHPIGMSGTRLAITLAYELQRRGGGIGAAALCGGGGQGDAMLLKVT, from the coding sequence GTGTCCGACACCGTCATCCTCACCGGCGCTCGCACCCCGATCGGCCGGTTCAACGGCGGCCTCGCCGGATTCAGCGGAACGGCCCTCGGCGGGCTCGCGATCGCCGAGGCACTGGCCCGTGCCGGCATCACCGGCGAACAGGTGGACTACGCCTACATGGGCCAGGTCGTGATGGCCGGCGCCGGCCAGGTCCCCGCCCGCCAGGCGGCGTTCGCCGGAGGGATCCCGATGACGGTGCCGTCGACCGGGCTCAACAAGGCCTGCCCATCGGGCCTCAACGCCATCCAGCAGGCCCATCGCCTCATCGCGCTCGGCGAAGCCGAGATCGTGGTGGCCGGCGGGATGGAATCGATGACCCAGGCGCCGTACCTGCTCCTCGATGGTCGCACGGGCTACGGCTACGGCAACGCGACGCTGCCCGACGCGCTCACCCACGACGGACTCTGGTGCTCGTTCGAGTCCGAGCTGATGGGCGCGGGCACCGAGCGCCACGCCGCCGCGGCCGACATCAGCCGCGAGGAGATGGACCGGATCTCGGCGCTGTCCCACGACCGTGCGGCGCGGGCCCAGAAGGACGGCCTGTTCGAGGACGAGATCGTCCCGGTCGAGATCCCGCAGCGCAAGGGTGATCCGATCGTCCTCGCCGAGGACGAGGGCATCCGCGTCGGCACCACCGTCGAATCGCTCGGCGGGCTGCGTGGCGCGTTCGCGGACGGTGGCAACGTCACCGCCGGCAACGCCTCCCAACTCTCGGACGGCGGCGCCGCCGTCGTCGTGACCACGAAGGCCATGGCCGAGAAGCTCGGCGTGGAGCCTCTCGCCGAGATCGTCGACTACGCCGAGGTCGCCGGACCCGACACCTCGCTGCTCACCCAGCCGAGTCGATCGACGCGCAAGGCGCTCGACCGGGCCGGGATGCAGCTCAGCGACGTCGACCTGTTCGAGTTCAACGAGGCGTTCGCCGCCGTGTCGATCGCGTCCATGGCCGAACTCGGCCTCCCCGAGGATGTGGTCAACGTGAACGGCGGCGCGATCGCCCTCGGCCATCCGATCGGCATGAGCGGCACCCGCCTCGCCATCACGCTGGCCTACGAACTCCAGCGCCGGGGCGGCGGCATCGGGGCGGCCGCCCTGTGCGGCGGGGGCGGCCAGGGCGACGCCATGCTCCTCAAGGTCACGTGA
- a CDS encoding DUF983 domain-containing protein, translating into MTVRATPPTRVLLWRGATRACAVCGRRGLTRRWVALADTCPRCGFEFERKPGHFVGAVGINTIVVFGLILISIVTGVILMWPRPEAAPLLAVALPIAIIMPWLFHATAKTIWVAIDLGMKPLEAGEALGGPEERATQKG; encoded by the coding sequence ATGACCGTCCGTGCCACGCCGCCCACCCGCGTTCTGTTGTGGCGTGGCGCGACGCGGGCGTGCGCGGTGTGCGGACGGCGCGGCCTGACCCGCCGATGGGTGGCGCTGGCGGACACGTGTCCGCGATGCGGGTTCGAGTTCGAGCGCAAGCCGGGGCACTTCGTCGGCGCCGTCGGCATCAACACGATCGTCGTCTTCGGGCTGATCCTGATCTCGATCGTCACCGGCGTGATCCTGATGTGGCCGCGCCCCGAGGCCGCGCCGCTCCTCGCCGTCGCCCTTCCCATCGCGATCATCATGCCGTGGCTCTTCCACGCCACCGCCAAGACCATCTGGGTCGCGATCGACCTCGGCATGAAGCCGCTCGAGGCCGGCGAGGCCCTCGGCGGACCCGAGGAACGCGCGACGCAGAAGGGGTGA
- a CDS encoding peptidylprolyl isomerase, whose product MATPCPNADGSSPQQREFDSAPEMCIDPAKRYTATMSTTLGDMVIALDAAAAPKTVNNFVTLARYKYYDGIVFHRIINGFMCQGGDPTGTGRGGPGYKFDDELPAPGRYEIGSLAMANAGPNTNGSQFFIVSGASGVGLPPQYSLFGKVVKGLEVVDEMQRVETDRSDRPTTDVVINSVTIEEAD is encoded by the coding sequence ATGGCTACCCCGTGCCCCAACGCCGACGGCTCGAGCCCGCAGCAGCGTGAGTTCGATTCCGCGCCGGAGATGTGCATCGATCCGGCGAAGCGCTACACCGCCACGATGAGCACCACATTGGGCGACATGGTGATCGCGCTCGATGCCGCCGCCGCGCCGAAGACGGTCAACAACTTCGTGACGCTCGCTCGTTACAAGTACTACGACGGCATCGTCTTCCATCGCATCATCAACGGGTTCATGTGCCAGGGCGGCGACCCGACCGGCACGGGCCGTGGTGGCCCCGGCTACAAGTTCGACGACGAGCTTCCGGCCCCGGGACGCTACGAGATCGGCTCCCTCGCGATGGCGAACGCCGGCCCGAACACCAACGGCAGCCAGTTCTTCATCGTCTCGGGCGCCAGCGGCGTCGGCCTGCCCCCGCAGTACTCCCTGTTCGGCAAGGTCGTGAAGGGACTCGAGGTCGTGGACGAGATGCAGCGTGTCGAGACCGACCGCAGCGATCGACCGACCACCGACGTGGTCATCAACTCGGTCACGATCGAGGAAGCGGACTGA
- a CDS encoding MBL fold metallo-hydrolase yields MTLHWDDSRVEVHRVVVGPVDNNVFVIRCRETGEGVLLDAANEHDRLLELCQKLDVRTVLETHGHWDHIQAIPAIRDAGYRVGVTAEDAAMLPSYDYLLEDESVIEVGRLRIHTHHTPGHTPGSMSFSVEDTPLLFTGDTLFPGGPGATGFEGGDFPTILRSIEDRMFRVFDADTIVLPGHGADTTIGAESPSLDEWAARGW; encoded by the coding sequence GTGACGCTGCACTGGGATGACAGCCGGGTCGAGGTCCATCGGGTGGTCGTCGGACCCGTCGACAACAACGTCTTCGTGATCCGGTGCCGGGAAACCGGCGAAGGGGTCCTCCTCGACGCCGCCAACGAGCACGACCGGCTGCTCGAGCTGTGCCAGAAGCTCGACGTGCGCACCGTGCTCGAGACCCACGGCCACTGGGACCACATCCAGGCGATACCGGCCATCCGCGATGCGGGCTATCGCGTCGGTGTCACCGCCGAGGACGCCGCCATGCTCCCCAGCTACGACTATCTGCTCGAGGACGAGTCGGTGATCGAAGTGGGCCGCCTCCGGATCCACACCCACCACACCCCCGGGCACACCCCCGGGTCGATGTCCTTCAGCGTCGAGGACACCCCGCTGCTCTTCACCGGCGACACCCTCTTTCCGGGCGGGCCGGGCGCGACCGGGTTCGAGGGCGGAGACTTCCCCACCATCCTGCGCAGCATCGAGGACCGCATGTTCCGCGTGTTCGATGCCGACACCATCGTGCTCCCCGGCCACGGCGCCGACACCACGATCGGGGCCGAGTCGCCCTCGCTCGACGAATGGGCCGCCCGCGGTTGGTGA
- a CDS encoding 3-hydroxybutyryl-CoA dehydrogenase: protein MTGSIDTVGVVGTGAMGSGIIEVLAKSGVSVVARDIDAAAVEAGQARVQGSLDKAVERGKLDAAARDEAAGAITWTMQLADLAPCDLIIEAAPEIRELKLSIFTELDDIARDDAILATNTSSIPIIDIAMATGRPAQVCGMHFFNPAPVMKLVEVIETQRTDAAVLAAVSMFATDRLGKRVVVCKDRSGFIVNALLIPYLCQAIAMYEAGHASAEDIDEAMQLGAGHPMGPLTLSDLVGLDVLLLAAESLHEEFAERFLAPPPLLRRMVTAGQLGRKTGQGFYTY from the coding sequence GTGACGGGCTCGATCGACACGGTCGGGGTCGTGGGTACCGGCGCGATGGGCTCCGGCATCATCGAGGTGCTCGCGAAGTCGGGCGTGTCGGTCGTGGCCCGCGACATCGACGCCGCAGCCGTGGAGGCCGGCCAGGCCCGCGTCCAGGGTTCGCTCGACAAGGCGGTGGAGCGGGGAAAGCTCGACGCCGCCGCTCGCGACGAGGCCGCCGGTGCCATCACCTGGACGATGCAACTCGCCGATCTCGCCCCGTGTGATCTGATCATCGAGGCGGCCCCGGAGATCCGCGAGCTGAAGCTCTCGATCTTCACCGAGCTCGACGACATCGCCCGCGACGACGCCATCCTCGCGACCAACACCTCGTCCATCCCGATCATCGACATCGCGATGGCCACCGGCCGGCCCGCGCAGGTGTGCGGGATGCACTTCTTCAATCCCGCGCCCGTGATGAAGCTGGTCGAGGTGATCGAGACGCAGCGGACCGACGCAGCGGTGCTCGCGGCCGTGTCGATGTTCGCCACCGACCGGCTGGGCAAGCGGGTGGTGGTCTGCAAGGACCGCTCCGGCTTCATCGTGAACGCGCTGTTGATCCCGTATCTCTGTCAGGCGATCGCGATGTACGAGGCCGGCCATGCGTCGGCCGAGGACATCGACGAGGCGATGCAGCTCGGCGCGGGACATCCGATGGGTCCGCTGACGTTGTCGGACCTCGTCGGTCTGGACGTGTTGCTGCTCGCCGCCGAGTCGCTCCACGAGGAGTTCGCCGAGCGCTTCCTCGCGCCGCCCCCGCTGCTGCGCCGGATGGTGACGGCGGGCCAGCTCGGCCGCAAGACCGGCCAGGGCTTCTACACCTACTGA
- a CDS encoding MFS transporter: MRFLDPPARQYSPRVVQVVALIGVAASSFTITVLSAALPTIADDLDSSTGTVTWVIAGPLLAFAVFTPMAGKLGDLYGHRRMYLLGFTGAAVMSLVTAASPNAAFLIGARILAQAFSSSTGPSALALMMQAFPDDRRTSVAGVWSAVLAASPALGVVVGGPLIDATSWRTLFVIQSVGMAVAVIAASRVLPDSERRDDLTFDLWGGLFLAAGIATILIPLNRASSLGWDHPVVAGGLALSPVFLIGFVVWERRTAHPLIELAVLRERNVALPLVSQLFLNGPYMAGLVITSLMLGATSTFAYSTTAISLLILPRPIMFAIGAWVAGWLTERFGGRPVVMLGCTGISAGLLAIGIGAVTGEIGFVVAGVATAGAGSGIARPPIIAALTDAVGDRDLGVGTGMLNMAGQIGAAAGISLLSALVTDTSTPERFRFVFVIGAAVSTLAIGIAGAIRFSETLPAARTTPSPTAPYSATVDVRK; this comes from the coding sequence ATGCGATTCCTGGACCCACCGGCACGGCAGTACTCGCCGCGGGTCGTCCAGGTCGTCGCCCTCATCGGCGTCGCCGCGAGCTCGTTCACCATCACCGTCCTGTCGGCCGCCCTCCCGACCATCGCCGACGACCTCGACTCCTCGACGGGCACCGTCACCTGGGTGATCGCCGGGCCCCTGCTCGCGTTCGCGGTGTTCACCCCGATGGCGGGCAAGCTCGGCGACCTCTACGGGCACCGACGCATGTACCTGCTCGGGTTCACCGGGGCGGCCGTCATGTCGCTCGTCACCGCCGCGTCACCGAATGCCGCGTTCCTGATCGGCGCCCGGATCCTCGCGCAGGCGTTCTCCTCCTCGACGGGCCCGTCGGCGCTCGCGTTGATGATGCAGGCGTTTCCCGACGACCGGCGAACCTCGGTGGCCGGCGTGTGGTCGGCCGTGCTGGCGGCATCACCCGCCCTCGGTGTGGTCGTCGGCGGCCCCCTCATCGACGCGACGAGCTGGCGCACGCTCTTCGTGATCCAGAGCGTCGGCATGGCCGTCGCGGTGATCGCCGCATCACGGGTCCTCCCCGACAGCGAGCGCCGCGACGACCTGACGTTCGACCTCTGGGGCGGACTCTTCCTCGCCGCCGGCATCGCCACGATCCTCATCCCGCTGAACCGGGCGAGCTCGCTCGGTTGGGATCACCCGGTGGTGGCCGGCGGCCTGGCGCTGTCGCCGGTCTTCCTGATCGGTTTCGTCGTCTGGGAGCGGCGCACCGCCCACCCACTGATCGAGCTCGCCGTACTGCGCGAACGAAATGTCGCGCTCCCGCTCGTCAGCCAACTCTTCCTGAACGGCCCCTACATGGCGGGGCTCGTCATCACCTCGCTGATGCTCGGCGCGACGTCGACGTTCGCCTACAGCACGACCGCGATCTCCCTGCTGATCCTGCCCCGTCCGATCATGTTCGCCATCGGCGCGTGGGTGGCGGGCTGGCTGACCGAACGATTCGGCGGACGGCCCGTGGTGATGCTCGGGTGCACCGGGATCTCCGCCGGCCTGCTCGCCATCGGCATCGGTGCGGTGACCGGCGAGATCGGCTTCGTCGTGGCCGGGGTGGCCACCGCGGGGGCGGGCAGCGGCATCGCGCGGCCGCCGATCATCGCCGCACTCACCGATGCGGTCGGCGACCGAGACCTCGGCGTCGGCACCGGCATGCTCAACATGGCCGGTCAGATCGGGGCCGCGGCTGGTATCAGCCTGCTCTCCGCGCTCGTCACCGACACCAGCACCCCCGAACGCTTCCGTTTCGTGTTCGTGATCGGCGCGGCCGTGTCGACGCTCGCCATCGGCATCGCCGGCGCGATCCGGTTCTCCGAGACACTTCCGGCAGCCCGCACGACCCCGTCGCCGACTGCGCCCTACTCGGCGACGGTGGACGTCCGGAAGTAG
- a CDS encoding DUF3152 domain-containing protein yields the protein MRHLLIAVVLVAAACTGADEAATETTTTTSPSTTSTTTTPTTTTPSPTVTTTSTSSTTTSTTTTTLAPPALLHEGTPMLRFAVEVGDGVTDLTRDDLARFVVDTLGDGRSWIGRGAGFELVDDDGEFTIIVALPADVDRMCAPLETNGRFSCARNGWIAINSLRWFGATDEWPGDLETYRRYLVNHEVGHYIVGAGHDSCPGAGEPAPIMMQQTKGLDGCEPNGWVLTDG from the coding sequence GTGAGGCACCTGCTGATCGCCGTGGTCCTCGTCGCCGCGGCATGCACCGGGGCCGACGAAGCCGCCACCGAAACGACGACGACCACATCCCCGTCGACGACGAGCACCACGACGACTCCCACGACGACGACGCCGAGCCCGACCGTCACGACGACGAGCACGAGCAGCACGACGACCAGCACGACGACCACGACGCTCGCGCCACCGGCGCTGCTCCACGAGGGCACCCCGATGCTGCGCTTCGCCGTCGAGGTCGGTGACGGCGTCACCGACCTGACCCGCGACGATCTGGCGCGCTTCGTCGTCGACACCCTCGGCGACGGGCGCAGTTGGATCGGCCGCGGCGCCGGGTTCGAGCTGGTGGACGACGACGGCGAGTTCACGATCATCGTCGCCCTCCCGGCCGACGTCGATCGGATGTGCGCGCCGCTCGAGACGAACGGGCGGTTCTCCTGTGCCCGCAACGGCTGGATCGCCATCAACTCGCTGCGCTGGTTCGGCGCGACGGACGAGTGGCCCGGCGATCTCGAGACGTACCGGCGCTATCTCGTCAACCACGAGGTCGGGCACTACATCGTCGGTGCCGGTCACGACTCCTGTCCGGGTGCGGGCGAGCCCGCGCCGATCATGATGCAGCAGACGAAGGGACTCGACGGCTGCGAACCCAACGGCTGGGTGCTCACCGACGGCTGA
- a CDS encoding DUF3291 domain-containing protein, with translation MTGWHLAQLNVATLRQPIDHPDTAEFTDNLDPVNAAAEASPGYVWRLQDESGNATSFQRDGDPLRIPNLTVWESIDALKDYLYGDAHVPFLRKRRQWFEAHAEAHFVMWWIPAGHIPTLEEAEARLATLQAEGPTPDAFTFATSFDPPSG, from the coding sequence ATGACCGGATGGCATCTCGCCCAACTCAACGTGGCCACGCTGCGACAGCCGATCGACCATCCGGACACCGCGGAGTTCACCGACAATCTCGACCCGGTGAACGCGGCCGCCGAGGCGAGCCCCGGCTATGTCTGGCGACTCCAGGACGAGAGCGGCAACGCCACGTCGTTCCAACGCGACGGCGACCCCCTGCGCATCCCCAACCTGACGGTCTGGGAGTCGATCGACGCGCTGAAGGACTATCTGTACGGGGACGCGCACGTGCCGTTCCTGCGCAAGCGTCGTCAGTGGTTCGAGGCGCACGCCGAGGCGCATTTCGTCATGTGGTGGATCCCGGCGGGCCACATCCCGACGCTCGAGGAAGCCGAAGCGCGCCTGGCGACGCTGCAGGCCGAGGGTCCGACGCCCGACGCGTTCACCTTCGCGACGTCGTTCGACCCGCCGTCCGGATGA
- a CDS encoding CAP domain-containing protein, which translates to MRYGTTAGFGLAVTLTVASWLVFPGAAAAPTSTPSGVESTVTSSPPIATAARADVATDGPVRVTTTTVAPTLAEETRHALNDLRHAAGLDPLVADDELDALAQAWAARIAVDARLHHSSLIYDVVEDDAWTAAGENVGYGPSVAVLIDAFVASPSHEANIVSPRYRAIGIGIVVVDDVIWTAHLFAG; encoded by the coding sequence ATGCGTTACGGCACGACGGCGGGATTCGGGCTCGCCGTGACGTTGACCGTCGCGAGCTGGCTCGTGTTCCCCGGCGCGGCCGCTGCCCCGACGAGTACGCCGAGTGGCGTCGAATCGACGGTGACGTCGTCCCCGCCGATTGCGACGGCCGCGCGAGCGGACGTCGCGACGGACGGGCCGGTCCGCGTCACGACCACGACGGTCGCCCCGACGCTCGCCGAGGAGACCCGCCACGCGCTGAACGACCTCCGTCACGCGGCAGGACTCGACCCGCTGGTGGCCGACGACGAACTGGACGCCCTGGCGCAGGCGTGGGCCGCCCGGATCGCGGTCGACGCCCGGCTCCACCACTCCTCGTTGATCTACGACGTGGTCGAGGATGACGCGTGGACCGCGGCCGGGGAGAACGTCGGCTACGGACCGAGCGTCGCCGTGTTGATCGACGCGTTCGTGGCCAGCCCCTCGCACGAAGCGAACATCGTGAGTCCCCGCTACCGGGCGATCGGGATCGGCATCGTGGTGGTCGACGACGTGATCTGGACCGCCCACCTGTTCGCGGGTTGA
- a CDS encoding HAD family hydrolase has product MIVAFDADDTLWHNEDKFQETHREFEALLAPWADAETVEAHLTEVQRANLPRYGFGAKAYMLSMMEAALDISDHEAPPETIREIIRLGQAILDRPTELLEGVHDVLESLAHLPLMLITKGDLYAQHASIEKSGLSEYFWRIDVVAHKDPGTYAEVLERHAVPVEKFVMVGNSVKSDVLPVIELGGRAVHVPYHVTWSLEQVDHDPDHEFPTLDRLTDLPDLLETWT; this is encoded by the coding sequence ATGATCGTTGCGTTCGATGCCGACGACACGCTGTGGCACAACGAGGACAAGTTCCAGGAGACCCACCGTGAGTTCGAGGCCCTCCTCGCGCCCTGGGCGGACGCCGAGACGGTGGAGGCCCATCTCACGGAGGTCCAGCGGGCCAACCTCCCCCGCTACGGGTTCGGTGCGAAGGCGTACATGCTCTCCATGATGGAGGCCGCGCTCGACATCTCGGATCACGAGGCGCCGCCCGAGACGATCCGCGAGATCATCCGTCTCGGCCAGGCGATCCTCGATCGGCCGACCGAGCTGCTCGAGGGTGTGCACGACGTGCTGGAATCGCTCGCCCATCTTCCGTTGATGTTGATCACCAAGGGTGACCTCTACGCACAGCACGCGAGCATCGAGAAGAGCGGACTGTCCGAGTACTTCTGGCGGATCGACGTCGTCGCCCACAAGGACCCCGGCACCTACGCCGAGGTCCTCGAACGCCACGCCGTCCCCGTGGAGAAGTTCGTCATGGTGGGTAATTCGGTGAAGTCGGACGTCCTCCCCGTGATCGAACTCGGCGGACGGGCGGTCCACGTCCCGTACCACGTCACCTGGTCCCTCGAACAGGTCGACCACGACCCGGACCACGAGTTTCCGACCCTCGACCGTCTGACCGACCTACCCGACCTCCTGGAGACCTGGACATGA